One Panthera leo isolate Ple1 chromosome B1, P.leo_Ple1_pat1.1, whole genome shotgun sequence DNA window includes the following coding sequences:
- the DKK4 gene encoding dickkopf-related protein 4 yields MAVVVLLGLSWFCAPLSALVLDFNNIKSSADVHGARKGSQCLSDKDCSSRKFCLKPQDERPFCATCRGLRRRCQRNAMCCPGTLCMNDVCTTMEDATPILERQMDDQDDIETKGTTEHPIQENKPKRKPNIKKPQGGKGQEGERCLRTLDCGAGLCCARHFWTKICKPVLLEGQVCSRRGHKDTAQAPEIFQRCDCGPGLICRNQVTGNQQHTRLRVCQKNLN; encoded by the exons ATGGCGGTGGTGGTCTTGCTGGGGCTCAGCTGGTTCTGTGCCCCCCTGAGTGCTCTGGTTTTGGACTTCAACAACATCAAGAGCTCTGCCGACGTGCACGGGGCTCGGAAG GGTTCACAGTGCTTGTCTGACAAGGACTGCAGTTCCAGAAAATTCTGCCTCAAGCCTCAAGATGAGAGGCCATTCTGTGCTACATGTCGCGGGTTACGAAGGAGGTGCCAACGTAATGCCATGTGCTGTCCTGGAACACTGTGCATGAATG ATGTTTGTACTACAATGGAAGATGCAACCCCAATATTGGAAAGGCAGATGGATGACCAagatgatatagaaacaaaaggaacaacTGAGCATCCAATTcaggaaaacaaacccaaaagaaagccaaatattAAGAAACCACAAGGCGGGAAGG GACAAGAGGGAGAAAGATGCCTTAGAACTTTGGACTGTGGAGCTGGACTCTGCTGTGCTCGTCATTTCTGGACTAAAATTTGTAAGCCAGTTCTATTGGAGGGACAGGTCTGCTCTAGGAGAGGGCATAAAGATACCGCTCAGGCTCCAGAAATCTTCCAGCGCTGTGACTGTGGTCCTGGACTAATATGTCGAAATCAAGTGACCGGCAACCAACAACACACACGGTTAAGAGTATGCCAAAAAAATCTAAActaa